A single Endozoicomonas sp. NE40 DNA region contains:
- the fdx gene encoding ISC system 2Fe-2S type ferredoxin — translation MPQIVFLPHEELCPEGAVIEAEPGVSVLDAALQNDIEIEHACEKSCACTTCHVIVREGFDSLEESDELEDDLLDKAWGLEPESRLSCQAVVADEDLVVEIPKYTINQVSERH, via the coding sequence TTGTGTCCCGAAGGGGCAGTGATTGAAGCGGAACCTGGTGTATCGGTGCTGGACGCTGCTCTGCAGAACGACATTGAGATTGAACATGCCTGTGAAAAGTCCTGCGCCTGTACAACCTGTCATGTCATTGTGCGGGAAGGGTTTGACAGCCTGGAGGAGTCCGACGAGCTGGAAGACGACCTGCTGGATAAAGCCTGGGGTCTGGAACCTGAGTCCCGCCTGAGCTGTCAGGCCGTGGTTGCCGACGAAGACCTGGTGGTTGAGATTCCCAAGTACACCATTAACCAGGTTTCAGAGCGTCATTAA
- the iscX gene encoding Fe-S cluster assembly protein IscX, whose product MSLKWTDSYDIAIELSEAYPETDPKFVNFVDLRNWVLALEDFDDDPSHCGEKILEAIQMAWIEEAS is encoded by the coding sequence ATGAGTCTGAAGTGGACTGATAGTTACGATATTGCCATCGAGTTGTCGGAAGCTTATCCGGAAACCGATCCGAAGTTCGTCAACTTTGTTGACCTGCGAAACTGGGTTCTGGCGCTGGAAGATTTTGATGATGACCCGAGCCATTGTGGTGAGAAGATTCTTGAGGCCATCCAGATGGCATGGATTGAGGAAGCCAGTTGA